GCCCTGCGGTGCTTGTCCCAGCCCTGTGGCTCCAAGGAGTGTCTCCGTGAGTTCTGTTCATTCTCCTAGTCCCTGACTCCTAGACATGGAGGTGTCAGGTGTGCAAGAAAAGCGCTCTTCTTCCTGCGACTCACTTATTTGGGACTGACCTTGAATTATAAGGGGTTAGActttcttttctaaaggattcaACCCGTAAATTCGGTGTGCTTCGTTAGGAAACTGGATCCAAACAGGGGTGGTAATTTGTATCGATGGGGTCATTTTAGTTCTTTTCCTATGCGTGCAATGGGACAGTTATCAGTATAGTAAAGTTGGAACTATTTTAACACGAGATGAAGGACAAGCAACTTCATCTCGTGTTAAAATAGTTCGTATTGGTGCGATAGAAATGTATTGGTAGATTCGCTACAATGAATTATCATTATAAAGagctttttcatttatttggtgCAATAGAATATGTACAAATAGTGACGCATTCTCGAAAATTCTCAACCAGAGGCCATTGGCCATCGTTGATCGAAGAGGATTATGGTTTAGCACTTTGCTCTTACGAAGTAGCAGGTTGATGCACCTTCTTTTAACTGCGTAGCCTATTTTATGGAATTTCTAGCTAAGTGTCGCTATCTATCCCTACTAATCTTCGAACACGATAAGGATTTGGCATTCTTCCTCTGAAATGCTTTTGCCTCGCGGGGACTGCCTGGCTTGCTCAATCCGATGAAATGCTTCATAAATTGCAGGGACCATGTAAGACATGGATTGCAATTTTAAGGAGGCGATCAAAATAAGAAGGTATCTATCCCGAGGTGATAGTCCTTTTTCTAACACTATCTTTGGCAGAGGGTTCATgtttgaagggaaaaaattaCTGAAAAAGTCTCAATTTGTTAATGGCTAATATCGACGATCAAAATAAGAGGTGCCTATCAAACTAAGCAAATAAAAAGTACGAAAAAATATTACACGATCAACACCCTGCCCCAATTAGTGTAGAGGTTTCTCAATAATTCAGTGACTATATGATGACTCATACCGATAGGAAGTGATTTGTATCTGAAGTCTCTAGAAAATGTCTTCCACCTGATCAAAGATGAAGTATCTTGGATTTCTAGCGCAAGTACTACAAACGGCATTAATGGGTATACTGTACAAGTTATTGTACCCAACAGATGCCCACCTCTTATCAAGTGCTCAGCAACCTATTCTTCACTTCGCCCAAGCACTTGCTCGGGAATTCCAAAGAGCAACAACACTTGCTTCCGAGTCCCCCAAAGCAAAAACTGCAGATAAGAAACATGCAGCTCTAGTTTCACGTGTTGTATGTCAAAATATGAAGTTGTGGTGAGAGATAGTCGGGCGATACTCTTCAAAGTTTGTTGCAAGAGAGACTAATTTCATACGTGTAATCTTAAGAGAAAAACCATCGAGATTAAGATAACAGTCATTTCATCCTGTCCTCATTTTGTCTTTCTCATCTCCATATAAAAGTTCATAAGGAATTGTCTGAATAGTATTTTACGTTTGTTCAATCAAAATCTTAATAAGGAATGTATTTTGACTTTTTGTCAACTAAAAATGCTTGAAAACTTTCGGAATATATAAACATTGACACGGAACTTTATTCATAatctactctctttttttttcttttttttttttcttttgtaatttggGTAGCATATCTAATTTTAGCAAGGTGGTAAAAAATTGCCTTCTACCTTCTTTGCGTTCAGTTGATGGAACTTGGCATTTAAGCCAGCTAGAGCCCCGGGTTTGTTTTTAACGCAAACCACCACATGGTCCTTGAGTACCCTCTCCATTTAAGGAGGGTAGGATCCAAACTACCGTCCTCGCGAACTTGCTGTTACCCCAGCAACTGTGGTCCCCTTGCTCCTCTCAGTATTGTTTCTCTCCTGAGAGGCGGGATACGGGGCCCCACTTGGGGACTCTCACCCTTGGAGGTTCTCCCTCCTGTGGGGGTCTTCCCTTAAGCGTTTTATAGACCTGCTCAGGTCTTAAACTAGGTTCTTATGTGTTTTCCAGGGGCCTGGATTTTGCCCCCAACTTGCAATTATTTTTCCCCCAGGGAGAGGGATACCCGATTGTGGCCCCCGGGCCAGCAAGTTGTACGAGGGGCACGGCATTACCCAACCGCGTGGGGCCTTGTTATCGGGGTTGTGCCCCGGAGCGCTGCAATTTAAGGTCTTGCCGAGGACTACCTTattaagaaacacaaaaaaacaGGCTCTTTAGTTGGTTTTACTtgcaagttttctttttgttttttccactACAGAATTTTAGGGGCAAAGAACCCACCACCGGCTTGACTGTTTCTCTGTCCACTTGCCCGATTTCTTCACGAAAAAGcatccttccttccttcctttttttctttgtcgaaTCTTCGAACATGGAAGTTTCCCACCCTTTACATAAGTAAGAGCCAGAGCGCGTATCCCATATTTTCCCGAGAATGGTGTTTGCCATGCGTTCCTGGTCATTCAATACCGATTCAGGCACCAAGAGCGGAGGTAAGTTGAGTACTTCGTTTTTGTGAACACGAGCTGACCAAGCCGGATCTTTTTTAGTAAGAATTCGATGGAGTTAATGATATTATCGGGACCCAGATAGGGTTTTGTCCAATTTTCCCGAGGATGGTGTTTGCGATGCGTTCCTGGTCGGCCAACACCGATTCAGACGCCAAGAGCGGAGGCAAGGTGAGTACTTCGTATTTTGTGAGCACAAGCTGACCAAGCCGGATCCTTTCTAGTGAAAGATCGATGGAAATAATGATATCTCTATTGGGGACGAAGTGGCTGGGGATTATGTGGGAACTGAGCACATGCTCTCTGGATTCCGTCGATCATTTGTTTTAGTCATAGAAATAGGCTGAATCTCAATGTGAGCGTCTTATTTCTTGGTTAACAAAGGTCCAAATATGCCTAATTCGGCAGGAAGAAGCTGGTGTTGAAAGTGAACCTAAATTCCGACCAAATTAGAAGGAAAGCTCTGAGAGTACTATTGGCGTATTCAGGTGGGCCCTTCTTTCAAGTGTTTTCGGGTCGAACTTTTATTCCCATGTCAAACTCGATCCGCTGATTTCCCTCTACAATTTAGACATACAGGAACTTTTCCATTTACCGCTCTCTTCCAACTGTTCCTTTTTGCTCGTCCTGCATATTATGCAGGTGTACATTCTGTTAAGTACGGCCTAACAAGAGAGACACAGGTGCCCGTTGGTTTTGGTATTGATGCAATTAAGGTGGGGTGCACACTGCGGAAGAAATTTGGCTTCGCACAGATTACGACTGTGGGCTTGGTGACTGCATCGAATGATACCTCCCCTACAACAGGTGCATGCATACATCAACACACACCCTTAATACGTGTAGTAGAGAATAAAGATGTAATAGGTTGACTTCTTTTTACATTGAAATCTCCGGAGGAACCAGTGCACGCCGAAAGTGACTGATTCGATGAACATGAGAATCACTctttgttaaattgaaaatgtttcCACGAATCAAAAGTACAAAGTCTTCAACCCTAAAGGACAACTACTTGGATGAATCACCGGGACTCACATCCCCAAATCCTTGTCTGAAGGGTAAGGGTGCTTCTCCACTGGGTGCTTGCATTACTCTTTGATAACTCTTACAGTTGGAAAGCCTCAGTAGCTTAAAAATCAGCCTTGTCCTGGCAACCTGCTATATATTTCTTAATTCTCGCTCTTTTAAGTTCCGATGCCTTTGTGATTTTTTATCCGTTTTTTTCTTAATATGCGCAGTGAAAATCACCGAGCTACAACCCACTGAGGACACTGGCCTGGAAAGGAAGAGATCTTTAGGGATACTGATATCTGAAGAGCAACCAGAACAGTCGGAGATTTGGGAAACTTATGGAGGAGAAGGGACTGGGAGGGCATGATCGGCTTTATGCTGCAGTCCGCGAGCTCCTTTCAGTGAGTGAATCTTATTTTTATCCTTGTTGTACTTGACATCATCCCGTGCATGCTCCTGACGGTCATTTTGAACTTCCGGTCTTTATACTGATAGGGCATCGACGACATCGGTAAGCTTAAGAGGCATGGCGACCATCATGCTGGAGAACAGGCCAGCCGCCTCAAGGAGGCAGTGATGCTGCGTAAGCAGGTGGAGGAGCTGGAGGCCAAGGTGTCAATGTTGGAGCGTCGTCTGATGGAGATGCTCTGCATAAGCGAGGATAGGCATGACAGGACAAAGAGGGAATTGGCTCATCTGCGAGAGAAAGCAGACGTGGCGGACCGCCGGATTGAGAACCTGGAAGCTGCTGTTTCCAGATACCAGAGCAGGATTGCAGTAGCTGAGGCAGAGAAGGAGAAAGCAGAAGAGAGGGCGCGTAGGGCTAGCATCAAGGGAGAAACCACGAGCACACCTCGCCGGAGCCCTATAGGAGCGCCCTATAGGCCTATGGCTCCAGGGAGTACCTCCATGAGCTTTGTTCCTTCTCCTGGCGCTAGTCTTGCAGACTTGGAGGTGTGCGAGAAAGCGCTATTTTTCCTGAACTGACCTCTTATTTGGACTATCTTATAATAAGAAATTAAGAGTTTCTTTCCTAAAGGATTCATCCTGCGGATTCGGTGTGCTTCGTTAGGAAATTGAATCCAAATAGAGATGGCTTCTCATATTAATCGGATCATTGTTGTGCCCAAAAATTCGAGTTAAAGAGTTTTTCTTGTGTGCAATGGGACGTATAGAAAAGTTGTGACTATGCTAAGACAAGATGAAGTCGCATCTCcttttgattgttttctttttagtttcgCCCCTATCTctagaaatttgaattttagttcCCAAAATTTCACTCTTATGCAATTTGAGTCCATAGTGTTTTTACAACTCTTGCGCGGGCGCTAGCTATAGAACATTGCGGTGATGTAAGTGATGTGATTAGAGATTAGAgtatgaccaaaaaataaaaaaattagagatcaGAGAGTGTCCTTGAAGTGTTGTGGCCCAAATTAAATTCAATCGAAGGTTAGGAAACTTTAACCGCATCTAGAATCATGTCATAATTTTCATGCTCTCTTTAATTGAATTGCAACGCAATAGCATGATCAGAATAATTAGCGGTTCAACAATCactcaaaattttctaaatatctCGGCCTTCGTTATGCAAATATCATGACCGAAATTAAATGCGAGTGAAAGAGGGTAGAGACCGTAATTAggtttaataataataattatataaaaaagaagaagagaaaaagtagGACTAAAAGAACCTCTAATTTTAGTTATTCTTGTTTCTATAGAAGCATTTAAAAGATGGTGTGGTATTTACAATGTAGTCACTGCTGTTTCTATTCGTAGAAATAAGAAACTAAGGATAGTTGgcgaagaaacaaaaaattaagatcCCTTGGAAGCATGAATTTTTATTCACTTTATATAATAGTATGAACTGTTTAAATTCATTGTTTTCATTTTAAAGTCACCCCCACAAAGCATAGTGTAATTTCTATCCCAACCTCACCAAACCTCGGCAGACATGGGGCGGTATCATTCGTGACTGATGCTGGCTCTGGTTTTCTTGTTCGTGAAACACAAATAGGGAAGGAACACGCCACGATTTCCGGCAACAAGAAAGCCTGTACTAAAGTCCTTaaggatttctttcttttgtttcctttgtttcttgtttccacTGGAGTTGAGATTTctaattccttttcctttactTTCTTTCGAGGCTCTGTttggaaaaggaggaaaaacaGGGGAATGAAAACGGGCGTGAGAGAGAAGTGGGATTTTGAAATGGaggaaaaattctgaaatttgattattttcctcTTCGAGATGTGCTCCCCAAACTTAGCATTAAAGCCAAGAGACTTCTTTTTGACTAAATCCTGGGACAACCGCTTTAATTTCCAATGGCATATGTCTGTTGTgtatagaaagagaaaggatCCGCAGTTTCCCTTTGCTTTTCTTCTAAAGCACCCAAAATGGGAACAAATGGGAACTGAATTGGTGGAGGTAGACGAGTGAAATCAAAGACGGCATTGCGGATCATTCGATGGAAATCGAAATCAGAGGGGAAAGATAGATAAAAGGTAAAAGAGGAGCAGACAACCGGCCAATCCAAAGGCGGAGGCGACGAGATGCGGCCGCTCCAGTCAGCCACTAACAAGAGAAAGGCCACGAAAAAGAAGTCGGGGTAAAGATGAGGAAAGGGAAAGGGATGTGGGTTTCAGTCAAAAGAAGAGCAGTATGAACAGTACAAGGTGTTAGAAATATACGGCAAATGGctcaaaaaaataatgaagtcAGATTTTGAAACGGGATATCATTCCAATGGTCGCTGATAAAAATCATCCATGATACAATAAAATTTCGATCGAGAATACCCTATGATATTTGTCTAGAGCCTCTCAAGggaaataattgaaatgacgtctatatttttttgggaaagaaattttgaaaaggctTTCGCATCATGCATCCAAAAACCGACATACTTATTTACATCTTAATGAATGAATGCAAACCTTCGAAAATGGTTGCAAATCGAACATGTACATTCTTAAAAGTTATCttgaaataataatgaaaaaattatttctttttaaatttcgaatttcataatttccaaacTGATTGAACAAATATAACATTTCAAAGGTTGTAACACAACTAATAAAGATTAGCAAAATGACCACGCGAAATAAAGATTAAAATGATAAACAGAGGAttagtgctaagtgcgccaaaatTGCACACCCGCACGCTGCATTATCTTCTTTTGAACAAACAGAGGGATTGGAGGCTGCCAACGGGGATAAGAAACTGATAAGTTTCCTAGGATTTTCTCATGTTGGATTTAGTGCAAATTACGGAGCAGGCCGAGCTTAATACCGGCCCGTGAAAGAATTCATGAAAGCACGTCGATCCCCCATTTTTCCGctccaaatttgttcctagCGGGATGGGGACCGGCGAGGCACGGGGAATCCAATCCCTGCGGCCATCCCTAGTCCAGTCTAAcccaaaattcttgaaaaagaaaagaaaaagaagacagttgaaaaaaaaaaaaaaaaaaagaagacagtTTACCACGGCACCGCAGGCGGCGAGCTTCTCCCCCTAACgtaaggggaggagttcgattccCGAGCATCGCAGGGTGACTTACCCGGTGGCACGTGTATGGTGGCTAGCACGTATTGCCCCCAGGGTTTACCCCCGTTACCCTTAGTCTTTCGGGTTGTTCGTGTTGGTACAGTACGCAGGTTCCTtgagtcaccaaaaaaaaaaaaagatagttgAAAACCACCGTCTGCGGTGGCCTAGCTGGATAAGAGCCCTCATGAAGTCTACCTAGGATAAAGGGGTTCAAATCCCGTAGAACGCACGGATCTTAAGCGCGATGTCGGGGTGGTGGATCATTCGCTAGCGTCGCCCCAAGGTTTGCCCACCGGCTGCTGGCTGTACGGGGTTCCctgagtcataaaaaaaaaaaaacggttgaAATCATATTCAAGAAATAGGGATCCAAGAATTGACACCACGATACGTGGAGTTCGACAAAAGAATGTAGAGCTACCCTCTCCTACAACTACAACCACGGAATAAAAACACGTTAATGTTCCAACATCAAGCATCATTTCAGAATGCGATGCCTTGACGAGTCCCATGCGACTCGAATAGCTCGACGGACTAGGTTTCAGAAACAAACAATTAATTTATGGAACAATCGTTTTCTCTAATAAAAATAATGCGCCCAGTTCATTATATAATGGCAATTACCGGGATCAAAGTAGacgttcattaatttttttcataattatcaaaattaagcAACTTACGGTAAATTTTACTGATAGAATAATTAAGATTTCTCATTCTTAACAAATTAACGTATTACCCTATATtacttgaatttttctattttgtttgtGGACTTTTCTCCACATTTCTATATGTAtagaaataaagtaaaattattGTCTAAAGTAAGGGTGTTCAAAATAACTGGAAACCGCTCATACCCAAGTCAAAATCAGTGGTTCTCATTTGGATTGATTCGGTTCCTGATCTTGATTTACTAGAACCAATATatacaaatttaattctaaGTTCTAGATGTGGAACCGCTCACTCGTTTTGAGCTAGTacatatgtaaaaaaaaaaatttaagtttttaagtttTAGCTTTTTATATCAAAATCCTAgttttctctgtctctcttcgTCTCTCATGTCACTCGTTTTGTAGCTTAACCTCCCTCTGTCATTCTCGCTATCAATGGCCTTCGACCTCCCAATCTCTCCATCACTCTCACTTTAGATTGCTTTTAGCCTCATCATTCCCTCTATCAttctcactctcactctcaatCTTTTCTGACCTTAAACCTCGTCCTCACTCTCAAGTCTCATGTCTCTTTCAAATTGGGGATATTTTAATGGCTATCCGATTCCCTTGTAGGTTCATGGATTCAACAGATGgtttttgattttaatttttcgaaaccAATTTGATTCTCGAATGAATTCATGGAACTGataaataattttctcatttccaactttttggaatcaatttttaggatgtgtttggttcaacattttgaaagcccattaaaaaaatgcaaagcagtTTAGCCTAAAGGACTTTAAACAAATACAAAGACCTTTTGGTAAATTATGTTTTGAGAAGcaattttgagagaaatattgtttggtaaaaaacatatttgaaaagccatttgggtaattaatattattatttttaatttcatttatttaagattgaaaaaaataacgtatgcaaatttttaaatataaattttgacaataatactaaaaataatatatttatttaaaaaaaaaaaagactaaacccttcattggaattttttaatttttatctatttaaaattgagaaaaaaataatgtatgcaactttttaaatataaattttgacaaaaaaaaatcaaatatataagtaattttttaaagaccaaaatatatttaatttttttagcatttatataagtttgattttttaacattattttggcatttaaaaaaataataacgagggcaaaattagaaatttgaaaaatgagttatgatagttttggaaaaaaaaaagttttagtaTTTGGCTAAATGTTAAAAGCTTAAAGCTAGTTCTTATTAATATTGGGTTTTCAAACTTTCTCAATACCGACTTTCACTGaaagttatttcaaaataattgtaAAACGGTTCAACATTTCTTCAAAGGACTTTGGACATAgagaatgctgaaccaaacgcatcCTTGGTGGggcgattttttattttacggTGGGAAGCTTCTATCTTAAAACCAATCCCCCTAGTCTATGGGCAAGCCAAACCCAGAAGCAAAGTCAACGGGAGACTCGACAGTCGCCCCACAgcgagaaaaaaacaaaaaaggagcaTGCGTTTCTGACCATCCATTTGGAAAATAGACTCAATTCCTATCTTCGGATGGTCACcgtataaataaatgaatagacaaataaataaataaataaatcttgtCTCGTAATTAAAGTATTCAAGATTTTTACGTGACCCGACATTTCCtgtattttcttaataattacgaaaaaccaaaaaaagaagagttggGATGCGAATATCTTTCCCCCGGGCCGGAGAAGAACTCATAGAAAAACGCGACGAATAAAAAAGACCATTTCTTCCGAACACAAGAGGAggcgggtggtggtggtggtgttgcTGCTTCTGGTGCCGTCCACTTCCTTCTTCCCACCTCCATCttcatctctccctccctctctctctctgaatctACCGAACCCTTCTCGccgaaggaggagagagagagagagagagagagacgggaaGACCATCGCTTTCGGCCATCGCGTGCACGAGCAGTCATGAGGAGAGGCAGATGCGCCGCCGCGGCCGCGAAGAGGGAGGCGGCCGAGATAGCGCCGCCGCCGGTGCCCCatgcggctgcggcggcggcggcggaaccCAGATACAGGGGCGTCCGGCGGAAGTCGCTGGGCCGATACACGGCCGAGATCAGAGACCCCGGGACGAAGAAGCTCGTGCGGCTCGGCACTTTCGGCTCGCCGGAGGAAGCGGCGCGTGCTTTCGACGCGAAGGCCGTGGCGTTCCGCGGGGTCAAGGCCAGGACCAACTTCCCCGTCGCCCCGTCGAGTTTCCCTCCGGCCGCTTCTCGCGATCTGCGAGCTCCGTTGATTGAATCCAGAAAGTTCGGTCGGAGAGGCGCTCGAGATCTTCGCGGCGACCACCACGACGTCAGCCCGCAGAGACCGACCTCGAGCAGCTTAAGCAGCACCGTGGTGTCGTCCAGTGGTCCtcgaccgtcgccgccgccggagaCGGCGAAGCGGCGGACTAggactccgccgccgccaccgccgccgccggaggatTGTCGGAGCGGCTGCGGTTCCTCATCCACGGTGATTGATGACGAGGGCGAGGATTTCGCGTCTTCGTCGAGAAGAGAACCCTTGCCGTTCGATCTCAACCTCCTCCCTCCGCCGGAGATCGACGATTTCCAGTTCACATCCCTGCGCCTCTAGGGAGGATGAAGACGAACCGACCCGTGTGATTTCTCGcgctattttcttcttcttcctcgtcttTATTACTAAGTTAAATCAATTAGCCTCTTCTATCACGACCTTTTATTGTCTCGGGTGATCATTGTCGCCACGACATGTAGCGCAGTGGCGATATGCCGTGTCATCAATCTGAAGTCTGATGTGAGGATAAATGGGGTTCTTTAGGTACCTCGACCCCAGGCTCCCTGAAAGTGTGTTTGTACATTTACCAGATGCAGTAACCACTAAAGAAGTGGATTTGTTCCTCTTCAGTTTCAATTTTTGCTGAATTCTTTATGGCCATCTTGCCTGCACTTTGTCATCCTTGATGTGTGACAGTATGAACTGCGGGAGAAGCTGTGTGATGTTAGGATTGTGATGGCATGTTTGCAGGTTTGAACACTGATTCTGGAGACCACTAAAGGCTTTATTAGTGGACAATGTTCCTTTCGGAAGATGTGTGGATTGTGATTAGCAAGTGTTATTTTTCCTAGTTGGATGAAATAGAAGTCTGGGtctatatatttttcttgaacaGTGATCGATTCTGTCTAAGTGTTAATTCCAAAAGTATTCAACAAAGGCATTGTAAGATCTTTCCTTCTATAGCAAGTTTGACATTCTGCTGGGACATCTAGATTCCTAGTCGTATTGATTTTCGGTGACTAAGATGTTTTGGTGATCGTTTCACTATGTTGCTGCAACATCCTCAACATGTTTTTATGACAACTTGGGCTGAGAATCCAGATTAAGTAACCTTTCTAAGTTACAGCTACAGGACTCTCGTTCTTAGCTAGAtagagaggagaaaagaggCCATTTCTGGAGCTATGCTTGAACAGAAATTAGTCTCTAAAGTTCACCAATTTCCGCATGCATATTGTTTGTTTTTGTCTCTCTGGTTCCGACCGCCAGGAAACTCCTCAATGCCTTTGGATTTTCCAAGGGACGCGGAAATTTTCCTCGGACCAATGCGCAAAGCACTTGATGGATGGCACGATGGGGAATTGAACCCATCTTGGTAGGATAATTTGACCCGTTTTTGGTTCTCTTTTCTAGTCCTTGAAACATAGCGTAGGGACTAACGTCCAAGCGGAGGTTACTGATGTTCCTATGAATTGATGATTGGGACTGtactttctatttcttgtttagCCCCTGTGTCTGGCTAGAAATGGAAATCGGCTGTTTGTGGAGTTTTATCAGTACCGCAGTTGGCTGGAAAAGCCGGGGAAAACGAAGCTCAAAGTCTGGAAGGAAGCTGATGGATTTCATTGCAGAAGTCCTGGAATTAGCTTTGGTGGGTTTGTAGTCGATGTAAGTTGACAAACAGATCTCTGTCTGGTTCACAATGTTACTTAGAGGAGTTTCAACCAAGAATTTAA
The window above is part of the Eucalyptus grandis isolate ANBG69807.140 chromosome 6, ASM1654582v1, whole genome shotgun sequence genome. Proteins encoded here:
- the LOC104450261 gene encoding uncharacterized protein LOC104450261; translation: MEEKGLGGHDRLYAAVRELLSGIDDIGKLKRHGDHHAGEQASRLKEAVMLRKQVEELEAKVSMLERRLMEMLCISEDRHDRTKRELAHLREKADVADRRIENLEAAVSRYQSRIAVAEAEKEKAEERARRASIKGETTSTPRRSPIGAPYRPMAPGSTSMSFVPSPGASLADLEVCEKALFFLN
- the LOC104450262 gene encoding ethylene-responsive transcription factor 3; this translates as MRRGRCAAAAAKREAAEIAPPPVPHAAAAAAAEPRYRGVRRKSLGRYTAEIRDPGTKKLVRLGTFGSPEEAARAFDAKAVAFRGVKARTNFPVAPSSFPPAASRDLRAPLIESRKFGRRGARDLRGDHHDVSPQRPTSSSLSSTVVSSSGPRPSPPPETAKRRTRTPPPPPPPPEDCRSGCGSSSTVIDDEGEDFASSSRREPLPFDLNLLPPPEIDDFQFTSLRL